In Chryseobacterium gleum, a single genomic region encodes these proteins:
- the mutY gene encoding A/G-specific adenine glycosylase, producing MKRNNLFNDLKQDWFLEKNKTASEFLHIGNRLLEWYRNNARDLPFRQTKDPYKIWICEIVFQQTRINQGLNHYNNFIKRFPDVKTLAEADENEVLLYWKGLGYYSRAINIHKAAQQIMNDYQGVFPHQYEEILKLKGVGKYTAAAVSSICFGGRMPAVDGNFYRVLSRIFADDFDISNSRAFTYFSELAALVMPENVGDFNQAMMDLGSEICKPKNPLCGECPLNEDCLAFSLQKISDYPVKTKKVKAGDLALTYYFVHRNGKFLIRQRADDFIWKKLFEFPAAIPSDMKPFITGSKTITHKLTHKNLSIEIWNVEVTSEKVWNDFIAENQYLITDLEGSHEKSFPKPLEIYIQNALKD from the coding sequence ATGAAGAGAAACAATCTCTTCAATGATTTAAAACAAGATTGGTTTTTGGAAAAAAATAAAACAGCTTCAGAGTTTCTTCATATAGGGAACCGGCTTTTGGAATGGTACAGGAATAATGCAAGAGATCTGCCTTTCAGACAGACAAAAGATCCATATAAGATCTGGATCTGTGAAATTGTATTTCAGCAGACAAGGATTAATCAGGGACTGAATCATTACAATAATTTCATTAAAAGATTTCCCGATGTAAAAACGTTGGCGGAAGCTGACGAAAACGAAGTTTTACTGTATTGGAAAGGTCTTGGCTATTATTCCAGAGCAATCAATATCCATAAGGCTGCCCAACAGATCATGAATGATTATCAGGGAGTTTTTCCTCACCAATATGAAGAAATTTTAAAACTGAAAGGGGTAGGAAAATATACTGCTGCAGCTGTTTCAAGCATTTGTTTCGGAGGAAGAATGCCTGCCGTTGACGGAAATTTCTACCGTGTCCTGAGCCGTATTTTTGCTGATGATTTCGATATTTCAAATTCAAGAGCGTTTACCTATTTCTCTGAGCTGGCAGCTTTGGTTATGCCGGAAAATGTAGGAGATTTTAATCAGGCCATGATGGACTTAGGCTCAGAAATTTGTAAGCCCAAAAATCCACTTTGTGGAGAATGTCCTCTCAATGAGGACTGCCTGGCATTTTCCCTGCAGAAAATTTCAGATTATCCGGTAAAAACAAAAAAAGTAAAAGCCGGAGATCTTGCTCTGACCTATTATTTTGTACACAGAAACGGCAAGTTCCTGATCCGTCAGAGAGCAGACGACTTTATCTGGAAGAAACTGTTTGAATTTCCGGCAGCTATTCCTTCTGATATGAAACCATTTATTACAGGTTCAAAAACCATTACCCATAAACTGACCCACAAAAATTTAAGCATTGAAATATGGAATGTTGAGGTCACTTCAGAAAAAGTATGGAATGATTTTATCGCTGAAAATCAATACCTGATTACAGATCTTGAAGGCTCTCATGAAAAATCCTTTCCGAAGCCTCTGGAAATTTACATTCAAAACGCTCTGAAAGACTGA
- the gldD gene encoding gliding motility lipoprotein GldD, whose protein sequence is MIKKVIFIFVSLLLISCGKDPSPKPYGELRLEYPAPKYQKFENDCAYTFEYSDFASIAPAKKPCWFYLNYPKMKAKIFVTYYPIQNDFADHIKEAEKMVYEHTIKASSIDTKSFEYPEKKVYGNFYELKGQSASNLQFYITDSTKHFVTAYLYFNTRPKPDSLAPAVNYIKNDMKHLLDTFEWKK, encoded by the coding sequence ATGATTAAAAAAGTCATTTTTATTTTTGTATCGCTGCTTTTAATTTCATGTGGAAAAGACCCTTCACCAAAACCTTATGGAGAACTGCGTCTGGAATATCCTGCACCGAAATACCAGAAGTTTGAAAACGATTGTGCCTATACCTTCGAGTATTCGGACTTTGCTTCCATAGCGCCAGCCAAAAAGCCTTGCTGGTTCTACCTGAACTATCCAAAAATGAAAGCCAAAATTTTCGTTACTTATTATCCGATACAGAACGACTTCGCAGACCATATTAAAGAAGCTGAGAAAATGGTATATGAGCATACCATCAAAGCCAGTTCCATAGATACGAAATCCTTTGAATATCCTGAAAAGAAAGTATATGGGAATTTCTATGAGCTGAAAGGACAAAGTGCTTCCAATCTTCAATTCTACATTACAGACAGTACGAAACACTTCGTAACTGCTTACTTATACTTTAACACGAGACCGAAACCGGACTCTCTTGCCCCTGCAGTGAACTATATCAAAAACGATATGAAACACCTGCTGGACACTTTTGAATGGAAAAAATAA
- a CDS encoding PfkB family carbohydrate kinase, with protein MKLLVVGSVAFDAIETPFGKTDKILGGAATYIGITSSILGVKSGIVSVVGGDFPQEHLDMFTNRDVNIEGIEIVKEGKTFFWSGKYHNDLNTRDTLATEVNVLENFDPKIPDSMQDAEILLLGNLHPGVQLSVLEKMNNRPKLVILDTMNFWMDSAWDILMDMIAKTDVITINDEEARQLSGEYSLVKAAKKIHTMGPEYVIIKKGEHGALLFHDNKVFAIPALPLEDVFDPTGAGDTFAGGFAAYLAKKGKIDFETMKSALIVGSAMASFTVEKFGTERIEEVNEADMFSRLRLFKELTTFDVELQ; from the coding sequence ATGAAACTTTTAGTTGTAGGAAGTGTTGCATTTGATGCAATTGAAACACCATTTGGTAAAACGGACAAAATTTTAGGAGGTGCAGCCACTTATATCGGGATCACTTCATCAATTTTAGGCGTTAAATCCGGAATTGTTTCTGTAGTAGGAGGAGACTTTCCACAGGAACATCTTGATATGTTCACCAACAGAGATGTAAACATTGAAGGAATTGAAATCGTAAAAGAAGGAAAAACATTCTTCTGGTCCGGAAAATACCACAACGATCTGAATACAAGAGATACTTTGGCTACAGAAGTAAACGTGTTGGAGAATTTCGATCCGAAAATCCCTGATTCAATGCAGGATGCCGAAATTTTGTTACTTGGAAACCTACACCCTGGAGTTCAGTTATCTGTACTTGAAAAAATGAACAACCGTCCGAAACTGGTTATCCTTGATACCATGAATTTCTGGATGGATTCTGCGTGGGATATTCTGATGGATATGATTGCAAAAACAGACGTAATTACCATCAATGATGAAGAGGCGAGACAGCTTTCAGGAGAATATTCTTTAGTAAAAGCAGCTAAAAAGATCCACACAATGGGCCCTGAATACGTTATCATCAAAAAAGGAGAGCACGGAGCTTTACTTTTCCATGACAATAAAGTATTTGCTATCCCTGCGCTTCCATTGGAAGATGTTTTCGATCCTACAGGAGCCGGAGATACTTTCGCAGGAGGTTTCGCAGCATATCTTGCTAAAAAAGGAAAAATTGATTTCGAAACAATGAAGTCTGCCCTTATCGTAGGATCTGCAATGGCTTCATTCACTGTAGAGAAATTCGGAACAGAAAGAATAGAAGAAGTAAATGAAGCAGATATGTTCAGCAGATTGAGACTATTCAAAGAATTAACGACATTTGATGTTGAACTGCAGTAA
- a CDS encoding peptidylprolyl isomerase — MTNKLKITFLLGIFIMIFSSNMMNAQLKQGDLVDGIAAVIGDEIVLESDVIEQMNYGKQQGAANTDKCEFLENLISNKLLVYEAKKDTLIENRSAAIKEQANAKYRQLLSQFPDEKTLLAAYKFRNAYEMKNAIEKIDTDQYYGQAKYQRVTDKADVTPNEVTDFYNMYKTQLPQVKDEVTLAQIMIYPSLTEAHKQDLINRLKKIKQDILAGETFESQARIYSEDEGSAANGGLYKNINKGQMVKPFEAAALNLQENEISDPVESEFGFHIIQLVKRSGKVYDARHILLKATPTDEEIKTAKAKLDSIRGLIIDGKMTFKDAAFKFSDDKRTKFNAGVIPGADGSDKIERESIPGTISYELAGLNKGDITTAFEDEENKRKQIKIIKIEDVIPSHQITLETDFSRIKQMALNKKKSEMVEKFVNSKLPTTFISIDGRYDSCNFKSNWKKQSLTK; from the coding sequence ATGACAAATAAACTAAAAATCACTTTTCTTCTTGGGATTTTCATCATGATATTCTCTTCAAATATGATGAATGCCCAGCTAAAACAAGGAGATTTGGTGGATGGTATTGCAGCTGTTATCGGAGATGAGATTGTATTGGAATCTGATGTAATCGAGCAGATGAATTATGGTAAACAGCAGGGAGCTGCCAACACAGACAAATGTGAGTTCCTGGAAAACCTTATCAGCAATAAGCTTCTTGTATACGAAGCAAAAAAAGATACCTTAATTGAAAACCGTTCTGCAGCCATCAAAGAACAGGCTAATGCTAAATACCGTCAGTTGCTTTCTCAATTTCCGGATGAAAAAACATTGCTGGCCGCTTATAAGTTCAGAAATGCTTATGAGATGAAAAATGCTATCGAAAAGATAGACACAGACCAGTATTACGGGCAGGCAAAGTACCAGAGAGTTACCGATAAAGCAGACGTAACCCCGAATGAGGTAACTGATTTCTACAATATGTATAAAACACAGCTGCCACAGGTAAAAGACGAAGTTACTCTGGCTCAGATTATGATTTATCCATCCCTTACAGAAGCTCACAAACAAGACCTTATCAACAGATTGAAAAAAATCAAGCAGGATATCCTTGCCGGGGAAACTTTTGAAAGCCAGGCAAGAATTTATTCCGAAGATGAGGGATCGGCAGCTAACGGAGGATTATATAAAAATATCAACAAAGGACAGATGGTAAAGCCATTCGAGGCTGCAGCATTGAACCTTCAGGAAAATGAAATTTCAGATCCTGTTGAATCTGAATTCGGATTCCACATTATTCAGTTGGTGAAAAGATCAGGTAAAGTGTATGATGCAAGACATATCTTGCTAAAAGCTACCCCAACAGATGAAGAGATCAAAACAGCAAAAGCAAAATTAGACAGTATCAGAGGTCTTATTATTGATGGTAAAATGACATTCAAAGATGCTGCTTTTAAATTCTCAGATGATAAAAGAACAAAATTCAACGCTGGAGTAATTCCGGGAGCTGATGGTTCTGATAAAATTGAAAGAGAAAGTATCCCGGGAACAATCAGCTATGAATTGGCTGGATTGAACAAAGGAGATATCACAACTGCTTTTGAAGACGAAGAAAACAAGAGAAAGCAAATCAAGATCATCAAAATTGAAGATGTAATTCCTTCTCACCAGATTACGCTGGAAACAGACTTCAGCAGAATCAAACAAATGGCGCTGAATAAAAAGAAAAGCGAAATGGTTGAAAAGTTTGTCAACTCCAAGTTACCGACAACTTTTATTTCAATTGACGGACGTTACGATAGCTGTAACTTTAAGTCTAACTGGAAGAAACAATCCTTGACAAAATAA
- a CDS encoding NAD(P)H-dependent flavin oxidoreductase yields the protein MSNFIDFNAAKKLHEMEATQNRISTLFSIKYPIIQAGMIWHSGWRLASAVSNCGGLGIIGAGSMYPDILRENIQKCKQATDKPFGVNVPMLYPNIEEIIQIILEEKVKIVFTSAGNPKTYTETLQKEGIKVAHVVSSTKFAVKCEDAGVDAIVAEGFEAGGHNGRDETTTFCLIPNVKKHISKPLIAAGGIALGSQIKAAMILGADGVQIGSRFAATTEASAHENWKKKITELQEGDTHLTLKELAPVRMVKNKFFNELEEIYQSGRNKDALIASLGRARAKRGMFEGDMEDGELEIGQVSALIDEILPVETVFNHLLKEFEETKMPTF from the coding sequence ATGAGCAATTTTATAGATTTCAACGCTGCAAAAAAACTTCATGAGATGGAGGCAACTCAAAATAGAATTTCGACACTTTTTAGCATTAAATATCCGATTATCCAGGCAGGCATGATTTGGCATTCAGGATGGAGACTTGCTTCGGCTGTTTCCAACTGTGGCGGATTGGGTATCATAGGAGCAGGAAGTATGTATCCTGATATCCTCAGAGAAAATATTCAGAAATGCAAACAGGCAACAGATAAACCTTTCGGGGTGAATGTACCTATGCTGTATCCCAATATTGAGGAGATCATTCAGATTATTCTTGAAGAAAAAGTGAAGATTGTCTTTACATCAGCCGGTAACCCTAAGACCTATACAGAGACTCTTCAGAAAGAAGGAATAAAAGTAGCTCACGTAGTTTCCTCTACCAAATTTGCTGTAAAATGTGAAGATGCCGGAGTGGATGCTATTGTTGCGGAAGGTTTCGAAGCAGGAGGTCACAACGGAAGAGATGAAACAACAACATTCTGTCTTATTCCCAATGTTAAAAAACATATTTCTAAGCCGTTAATCGCCGCAGGAGGCATTGCCCTTGGTTCACAGATCAAAGCTGCAATGATTCTTGGTGCAGACGGTGTGCAGATCGGTTCCCGTTTTGCTGCCACTACAGAAGCGAGCGCTCATGAAAACTGGAAAAAGAAAATCACGGAACTTCAGGAAGGAGATACACATCTTACCCTAAAAGAACTGGCGCCGGTAAGAATGGTTAAAAATAAATTCTTTAATGAGCTGGAAGAAATCTACCAGAGCGGTAGAAACAAAGATGCTTTAATCGCTTCATTAGGAAGAGCCAGAGCAAAGCGCGGAATGTTTGAAGGAGATATGGAAGACGGAGAGCTCGAAATAGGCCAGGTTTCAGCTTTAATTGATGAGATTCTTCCGGTGGAAACTGTTTTCAATCATCTTTTAAAAGAATTTGAAGAAACAAAAATGCCAACGTTTTAA
- a CDS encoding alpha/beta fold hydrolase encodes MEGRIIDVKDKKLYIEHNNQFKDKPTIIFLHDSLGSVQLWRDFPVKLAEAVQCNTLAYDRLGYGKSYPMLTHERPVNYMELEADLLNDLLAEMNITNVILFGHSDGGTIALITAAKYPERIKAVICEAGHIFVEDITLKGVYDAWEAYKTTNLPERLQKYHGDKVETLFKAWTETWTRDDYRTWNIEYLLKDITAPLLFIQGEADEYGTLDQVKKTVTQVSGSAEKYIIPNIGHTPHKEVPELVLGKAAEFIGKYS; translated from the coding sequence ATGGAGGGAAGAATAATTGATGTAAAAGACAAAAAATTATATATAGAACACAATAATCAGTTTAAAGACAAGCCAACAATTATTTTTCTGCATGATTCATTAGGCTCCGTGCAGCTTTGGAGAGATTTTCCGGTAAAGCTTGCTGAAGCCGTGCAGTGCAATACTCTTGCTTATGACCGTTTGGGATATGGAAAATCATACCCCATGTTGACTCATGAAAGACCGGTAAATTATATGGAACTGGAAGCCGATTTGCTGAATGACCTTCTGGCTGAAATGAATATCACTAACGTTATTCTGTTCGGACACAGTGATGGTGGGACGATAGCTCTGATCACAGCTGCAAAATATCCGGAAAGAATAAAAGCTGTTATTTGTGAAGCCGGACATATTTTTGTGGAAGACATTACTTTAAAAGGTGTTTATGATGCATGGGAAGCCTACAAAACAACAAATCTTCCTGAGCGGCTGCAGAAGTATCATGGTGATAAGGTAGAAACATTATTCAAAGCATGGACAGAAACCTGGACAAGGGATGATTACAGAACCTGGAATATTGAATATCTCCTGAAAGACATTACAGCTCCGTTATTATTTATCCAGGGAGAAGCAGACGAATACGGAACATTGGATCAGGTGAAAAAAACCGTTACTCAGGTGAGTGGAAGTGCTGAGAAATACATTATTCCCAATATCGGACATACACCACATAAAGAAGTTCCTGAGCTTGTATTGGGAAAAGCGGCAGAATTTATCGGTAAATACTCATAA
- a CDS encoding HD domain-containing protein has protein sequence MNLKTRFEQLCSPFTVDRQLIHSLWNEIETRYSEKGRYYHNLLHLENMFTELEGVKGNISDFTAISFSVFYHDIIYDATSKSNEEKSAATAEKRLAELHLSKDDISVISEQIIATKSHQLSDHNDTNYLLDADLSVLGKDFKTYMEYTRNIRKEYSIYPDFLYKPGRKKVLKHFLELESIFKTEYFKEKYEVQAKENIEAELRLL, from the coding sequence ATGAATCTGAAAACTCGATTTGAACAGCTATGTTCTCCTTTTACAGTAGACAGACAGCTAATCCACAGTCTCTGGAATGAAATTGAAACCAGGTATTCTGAAAAAGGCAGGTATTACCACAATCTCCTTCATCTTGAAAATATGTTTACGGAGCTTGAAGGTGTGAAAGGTAATATTTCAGATTTCACAGCGATTTCTTTCTCCGTATTTTATCACGATATCATCTATGATGCCACATCGAAATCCAATGAAGAAAAAAGTGCAGCTACTGCAGAAAAAAGACTTGCTGAGCTGCATCTAAGTAAAGATGATATTTCAGTGATTTCGGAACAGATTATTGCTACGAAATCCCATCAGCTGTCTGATCATAACGATACCAATTATCTTCTGGACGCTGATCTCTCGGTGCTGGGTAAAGATTTTAAAACTTATATGGAATACACCCGGAATATAAGAAAAGAGTATTCTATTTATCCTGATTTTCTTTATAAACCGGGACGAAAAAAAGTCCTTAAACATTTCCTTGAACTTGAAAGTATTTTTAAAACTGAATATTTTAAGGAAAAATATGAGGTTCAGGCAAAAGAGAATATTGAAGCTGAACTCCGGTTACTGTAA
- a CDS encoding rhodanese-like domain-containing protein: protein MSLIEVIQSGNYELIDVREPMELEMDGSIDGAKNIPLGEVEDRQDEILSIEKPVILFCRSGNRSGKALDYLNAQGLKDGYNGGGWAELKAVLEANQGTF from the coding sequence ATGTCTTTAATAGAAGTAATACAATCCGGAAACTATGAATTGATCGACGTTCGTGAGCCAATGGAGCTTGAAATGGACGGCAGCATAGATGGAGCAAAGAATATTCCTCTGGGTGAAGTAGAAGATAGACAAGATGAAATTCTATCTATTGAAAAGCCGGTTATCTTATTCTGCAGAAGTGGAAACAGAAGTGGAAAAGCATTGGATTATCTTAACGCTCAAGGATTAAAGGACGGTTATAACGGCGGAGGCTGGGCAGAGCTGAAGGCTGTTCTGGAAGCAAATCAGGGAACTTTTTAA
- the queG gene encoding tRNA epoxyqueuosine(34) reductase QueG has protein sequence MNAGAEKYSQLIKSKAKSFGFQSCGISKADFLEEDAPHLEKWLKNNYNGEMKYMENHFDKRLDPRLLVEGSRSVISLSYNYFPEEKISILENYKISKYAYAEDYHEVIKEILREMVAELQKEIGEFGFRVFVDSAPVLERSWARKSGIGWVGKNANLITKQNGSFYFLAEIICDLELIPDHATTDHCGTCRKCIDACPTDAIVSEKIIDGSRCISYATIELKSEIPDYFKDKMEDWMFGCDICQDVCPWNRFSAPNKQSRFQPNEALKNFKKGEWKELTQEIFSEIFRKSPVKRTKFAGLKRNIEFLQKSSD, from the coding sequence ATGAATGCTGGTGCCGAAAAATATTCCCAACTGATAAAATCCAAGGCAAAAAGTTTTGGATTCCAGAGTTGTGGTATTTCCAAAGCAGATTTTCTGGAAGAAGATGCTCCTCATCTTGAAAAATGGCTGAAGAATAACTATAATGGCGAAATGAAATATATGGAAAATCATTTCGACAAAAGACTTGATCCGCGTCTTCTGGTGGAAGGATCCAGATCTGTAATTTCACTTTCTTACAATTACTTTCCCGAGGAGAAAATTTCAATTCTTGAGAATTATAAAATCTCAAAATATGCTTATGCAGAAGATTATCATGAAGTAATCAAAGAAATTCTCCGTGAGATGGTAGCAGAGCTGCAGAAAGAAATAGGAGAGTTTGGATTCCGGGTTTTTGTTGATTCTGCACCGGTGTTGGAACGAAGCTGGGCCAGAAAATCAGGAATTGGCTGGGTAGGGAAAAATGCCAATCTTATTACCAAACAAAATGGTTCTTTCTACTTTCTGGCAGAAATTATCTGTGATCTTGAACTGATTCCGGATCATGCCACCACAGACCATTGCGGAACCTGCAGAAAATGTATAGATGCATGCCCGACGGATGCTATTGTTTCTGAAAAAATTATTGACGGAAGCCGATGTATTTCTTATGCAACCATAGAACTCAAAAGCGAAATTCCTGACTATTTTAAAGATAAGATGGAAGACTGGATGTTCGGCTGTGATATATGCCAGGACGTTTGCCCTTGGAACCGTTTCTCAGCGCCTAATAAACAAAGCCGCTTTCAGCCCAACGAAGCGTTGAAAAACTTCAAAAAAGGAGAATGGAAAGAGCTTACTCAGGAAATTTTCTCCGAAATTTTCAGAAAATCTCCCGTGAAACGTACCAAATTTGCAGGGCTCAAGAGAAATATTGAGTTTTTACAGAAGTCTTCGGACTGA
- a CDS encoding TIGR02117 family protein, with translation MKMILMYLLKVVGIILGIVIIYVILGLLIPYIPVSAKDDGQKKEVPIYIYTNGVHTDIVMPVKNDLQDWSRKIPFANTKSKKTDYQYIGIGWGDKGFYLDTPTWADLKFSTAVKAAFWLSDSAMHCTYYNTMKEGEDCKMIMISRGQYENLVKYVEDKFDRDQNGNFILIPTNAVYGDNDAFYDAKGTYSFLYTCNTWSNNALKAAGQKAALWTPTDFGIFQHYK, from the coding sequence GTGAAAATGATCTTAATGTATCTCCTGAAAGTGGTGGGCATTATTTTGGGAATTGTGATTATTTATGTAATCCTTGGACTGCTGATTCCTTATATTCCTGTTTCAGCAAAAGATGACGGACAGAAGAAAGAAGTCCCGATCTATATTTATACCAATGGAGTGCATACAGATATAGTAATGCCGGTGAAAAACGATCTTCAGGACTGGAGCCGGAAAATTCCTTTTGCCAATACGAAATCAAAAAAAACAGACTATCAGTATATAGGAATAGGATGGGGAGACAAAGGTTTTTATCTGGATACCCCTACCTGGGCTGACCTTAAGTTTTCTACAGCCGTTAAAGCAGCCTTCTGGTTAAGTGATTCTGCCATGCATTGTACTTACTATAATACAATGAAGGAAGGTGAAGACTGCAAGATGATTATGATCAGCAGAGGGCAGTATGAAAACCTGGTGAAATATGTAGAAGATAAGTTTGACAGAGATCAGAACGGTAACTTCATATTAATTCCAACCAATGCAGTATATGGTGATAATGATGCCTTTTATGATGCCAAGGGAACTTATAGTTTTCTTTACACCTGTAATACCTGGTCAAATAACGCTTTAAAGGCTGCCGGACAAAAAGCGGCACTTTGGACACCTACAGATTTTGGAATTTTTCAGCACTATAAATAA
- a CDS encoding murein L,D-transpeptidase catalytic domain-containing protein — protein sequence MKRIYLFLVVFWMCSCFQEKNRNTIQTVDTPVVAEKKPEANLSKIKSKAEEALKFCDSKNLSKDFCILIDMSLHSGVNRFFVWDFKNNKILKKYLVGHGCGSNAWSKDDSKANPGFSNEDGSHLSSLGKYKLEGRGYSEWGINVKYLMYGLEETNSNALKRYIVFHSWNLMSDEEVFPKGSPEGWGCPTVSNKAMKEIDPMIQKSGKPVLMWIYN from the coding sequence ATGAAGAGAATTTATCTGTTTTTGGTTGTTTTTTGGATGTGTTCATGCTTTCAGGAAAAAAACAGAAATACAATACAGACGGTTGATACCCCTGTTGTTGCTGAAAAGAAGCCTGAAGCCAATCTTTCCAAAATAAAAAGTAAAGCGGAAGAAGCATTGAAATTCTGTGATTCAAAGAATCTCAGCAAAGACTTCTGCATTCTGATTGATATGAGCCTTCATTCCGGGGTTAACCGTTTTTTTGTTTGGGATTTTAAAAACAATAAAATTTTAAAAAAATATCTCGTAGGCCATGGCTGCGGTTCCAATGCATGGAGCAAAGATGATTCTAAAGCCAATCCCGGATTCAGTAATGAAGACGGAAGCCATCTGTCCTCTTTGGGGAAATATAAACTGGAAGGAAGAGGATACAGCGAGTGGGGTATCAATGTAAAATACCTGATGTACGGCCTTGAAGAAACCAACAGCAATGCTTTAAAAAGGTATATCGTCTTTCATTCCTGGAATCTGATGAGTGATGAAGAAGTGTTCCCAAAAGGCTCACCGGAAGGCTGGGGCTGTCCAACCGTATCGAACAAGGCAATGAAGGAAATAGATCCGATGATTCAGAAATCCGGAAAACCGGTATTAATGTGGATCTATAATTAA
- a CDS encoding SRPBCC family protein produces MKHTLFREQQLNCDIETAWKFFSSANNLSEITPKDMGFIVLTKMEDDEIYEGMLIDYYVSPLFGIRMKWQTEITHVDFQKSFIDFQKKGPYKLWNHHHEFIPNEEGVLMRDTINYELPMGFLGEIAHRLFVRKKLEYIFDYRFRVLRKLF; encoded by the coding sequence ATGAAACATACGCTTTTCCGTGAACAACAGCTCAACTGTGATATAGAAACGGCGTGGAAATTCTTTTCCTCAGCCAACAATCTTTCAGAAATCACTCCGAAAGACATGGGCTTTATTGTATTGACGAAAATGGAAGATGATGAAATCTATGAAGGAATGCTCATCGATTATTATGTTTCGCCCTTATTCGGGATCAGGATGAAATGGCAGACTGAGATCACCCACGTAGATTTTCAGAAAAGTTTCATAGATTTTCAGAAAAAAGGTCCCTATAAACTGTGGAACCACCATCATGAATTTATTCCTAATGAAGAAGGCGTTTTGATGAGAGATACTATAAATTATGAACTTCCTATGGGTTTTTTAGGTGAGATTGCCCATCGTCTTTTCGTCAGAAAGAAACTGGAATATATCTTTGATTACCGTTTCAGAGTTCTCAGAAAATTGTTTTAG
- a CDS encoding efflux RND transporter periplasmic adaptor subunit — MYCKNVIICILATLFAVSCSKDKEKNNQKEKEVPVLEIKEKDTLVSNQFVTDIQAKKNVEIRSRIGGIIQHIYVNEGQFVQQGQALFKINDAELQMELLKANAALKQTEADVRIAEVELKQIQSLHAKKFVANNELEMVKAKLSSAKAKHAFADAEKRTVLQKISFTKITAPFDGVIDVIPHKDGSLVENGTLLTTLSQLNEVYAYFSIPENLYFELLANDKIGNHQKIELTLPNGANYQFNGALKTAEGEIDRTTGSIRYKVLFPNPDRLIKHGTSGKLIISEQQNNAILIPQKSTFSIQDKTYVFVVDKQNKVKMTSIKIGTTLRDSYMVESGLKKGDLIIYEGTQSLKDGDIIKIKKKY; from the coding sequence ATGTATTGTAAAAACGTAATAATTTGCATTCTTGCAACATTATTCGCTGTGTCATGCAGTAAAGACAAGGAAAAAAATAATCAGAAAGAAAAAGAAGTTCCCGTACTGGAAATCAAAGAAAAAGATACATTGGTGAGCAACCAGTTTGTCACGGATATCCAGGCTAAAAAGAATGTTGAAATACGTTCCAGAATCGGAGGTATTATACAGCATATTTATGTCAACGAGGGACAGTTTGTTCAGCAGGGACAGGCTTTATTCAAAATTAATGATGCTGAGCTGCAAATGGAACTTCTGAAAGCCAATGCAGCATTAAAACAGACTGAAGCAGACGTTCGTATTGCAGAAGTAGAGCTGAAGCAGATTCAGAGTCTTCATGCTAAGAAATTTGTAGCCAATAACGAGCTGGAAATGGTAAAGGCAAAACTGTCTTCCGCAAAAGCAAAACATGCCTTTGCGGATGCTGAAAAGAGAACAGTTCTTCAGAAAATAAGCTTTACAAAAATCACAGCACCTTTTGACGGGGTAATTGACGTGATTCCCCATAAGGACGGTAGTTTAGTGGAAAACGGAACATTATTGACCACACTTTCCCAATTGAACGAAGTATATGCTTATTTTTCAATTCCTGAAAATCTGTATTTTGAGCTTTTGGCTAATGATAAAATCGGGAATCATCAGAAGATTGAACTGACACTGCCTAATGGAGCCAATTATCAGTTCAACGGTGCTTTGAAAACAGCTGAAGGAGAAATCGACAGAACTACAGGCTCTATCCGGTATAAAGTACTTTTCCCGAATCCGGACCGTCTGATCAAGCACGGTACTTCCGGAAAGCTTATTATTTCCGAACAGCAGAATAACGCAATCCTTATTCCACAGAAATCTACCTTCTCCATCCAGGATAAGACCTATGTTTTTGTAGTGGATAAGCAGAATAAAGTGAAAATGACCAGCATTAAGATCGGGACTACCTTAAGAGATTCTTATATGGTGGAAAGCGGTCTTAAAAAAGGAGATTTAATCATTTATGAAGGAACACAGTCTTTGAAAGACGGTGATATTATCAAAATCAAAAAGAAGTATTAA